The genomic region CAGTTCTAACCTCAAAACTTGTCTCGGGAGGCGTATAAAATAATACTGTAGCTTTACCTGTAGCCTTGATATTTTCCCAGCTATGCTTAAACCCCATCTCCAACCCGCCAATAAGCATTGGATCAATAAGATCCATCCTGTAGAATTCTCTAAGCAAAGTACAAGCAATACTCTTCATATCATTACCCGGCCTCTCAACATATGCGTATCTATAAGCTTTATCGGCTAGTTCCTCGATAAACTCCCTTCTAGGAACAAATCCCACCATCTTAATACTACCACTCAATCCCCGGGGGCCATCCGTGATTACAGCCGGTGTTGTCCTCGTGAATTCTACTAGGAAATTCCTAGGCGGTCTCCCATCCATGCATAGTTTCCTTATAACATTTATTCTTTGATAGAAGAAGTAATCCATCCACTCTTTGGGAAGCATGTTCAAACACCTTATAGTAGGTATTAGCGATTATGCTAAAATATAATTATTTAGCATAGGGGCAGAAAACATTGATCTTAAATAGAGTATGCTTGTTTATGAAATAAGCAATAGCAGAAGCTGATACCCCATATAAATAAATCTTCTTATCCATAATATATGCTCTACTAATAATGTTCCAGAAGCTTTTATTAACAATACTACTAGCTGTAACCAAGATAATATCTGATGCTCCAATATAGTTTTCATTAAATAATCCATCATATACTAATCTACCATATCGGCTTCTCCAAACAGTATCGTTTCTAAGATCAGTGACTAGGAGATTATCTCTAAGAAAATAAGCTAAATACTCTACATGCCCAGGCTGATAACCTATGTGGAGAACGCGCTTACCAACACCGTATTTAGCCAGTATATAGCTTGCAAGTTTCACACCACATTTAACCGGTTCATATGATCTACAATGCATAGTTTTATCTACTAAGCCAAGGCTACGGAATAAAGCATTTAGAAATGCATAGAACACTCCACGATTACTTATTTCTTTTAAATCCATATTTAATACATCAATTATTCTCCCACGATACTCACGAGGCAAAACAGTGAATGCTTGTCCAATATATCCATGATATATACAAGTTAACAATATCTCGGGTCCTCTAATTAACACGTATTCTTCACTAGGCAATCCAAGATCATATCCTGTTTTTGGATGACAATAAACTCTTTCATAAGGGTTTATCCTGTAATCTCTTATAAGTGATAAAGTATAGTGGCGGATTGCTTCATCTATTCCTAGAATACTCAATTCTCAATCCTCATATAGCTGATATATTATATATTTTATGTATTGGCTCGTAGAAGCAGACTCGAATATTATCTCCAACATTAATCTCTCTAGTTCCCGGCTTCAATACTGTGAAGCCATCACTCATATTTATTGGTGATAGATAATATGATCCTTTCAAATCAATTATTTCGCATTTTGAACCATGTATCTTAACAGGCCTTACCCTGTAGTGGTCAATATACTTGTTTTCTACGTATTTATTCATTAATGATAAATTGATACAAGGATATCTAGGCTCTAATATTTGTCCCTGAACATAGTTTAGAACAGGTGTTATTACGAGTATTAAAGCTGATAAGCTTGATTGGTGTAGACCTGGTTGATTAATTATTGATTTGCCATCTATGAATAAACCACTAGTTGACCTTGCTGGATGCATTTTTAATCCTCTCCAATAATGTTGTGGTTTAAATGCTTCGTAGAGGCTTATCCAAGTATGGTCTCTGGGACCCATTGATACCCCGCCTATTGTTACAATAATATCTGCTTCACCAACTACACTCGAGACAGCTTCAACAATACTTTTTGGATCATCTGGTAGTTTATCTTCCCTAATAATTAATCCTCCATAGTATTCAATAGCGTATTTTTCTAGGAAACGAGTAGAGGTAGGCAGTCTCCAATTAATTGGGTCAAATGGTTCATCGACAAGTTCGTCTCCAACACTAAATAATGCTACACGTGGTTTATCATATACTCTTATCTCACCAACTCCTAGATCTAATAGTGTTTTCAGAATAAATGGAGTGATTCTCGTACCTTTACTGAATACTTGTTCCCCCCTACTATAATCGCTCCCCCGTGGAAAAACATGTGAAAATCTGGGAAGAGGTTTCCTAATATATACATATTCATTCTCAACAATAGTATCCTCAATCGGGATAACGGTATCTGCACCTATAGGTAAGGGATAACCGGTCTCTACAAAAATAGCTTCACCATTTTTCAATGTGTAATCATTGGCTTTCCTAGAATTGATATTTCTAACTATTCTCAGCTTAACAGGATTGTCTTCACTAGCATTTCTTATATCATCATATTTTACAGCAAACCCGTCTGCATGGCTTAGATCAAATAATGGCCTATCATACGGTGAATAAATATTTTCTGCGAGAACATGGTTTAGCGATTCCCTTACATCTAGCTCTATTATCCTAGTTTGTTTAACATGTTCTCTAACCAATTGATAAAACTTATCCAGATCCATGTGATGATAAATCTTCTTCAATGCGAACAAGTACTCCTTGCTCATAGTCCTCTTCCCATACTGTCCTAGATTGTTTCAAGTCAAAAATAATTATTTGAAACAAATATATTTCTTATCATAGAATAAGAATTTATTGTAAAAATGATTTATTTGACAATTAGATATAATGAACACTACCCCTTCTCTCCAAGTAGGTTAGCAAATCAATCTTCTCATACAGTTTCTCCATAAAATAAGAAGCAATATATGCTTGAAGATTCCGTTTCTCCCTAGATGTTTATTCTAATTATTTTATATGTGTTTATAGTCGCATCTAGGGAGTTCCACCTTGTCCACAGCCCTAACCCTAGGAAAAGGGTTGTGGATTCATGGGTGGCTGTCGATCCCAACGGCACGAGGCTTAACATCAACAGATATATAACCCCTAGACTTATACACAACAACGTCCTTTACAAATGTAAGATAGATTTTGATCCTCCTATTCCCTTTTATCAAGCTTTATTTTTGCCTCACCGCTCAGCTTCCATCCACGATTAACATATCTTCAATATTGTTTATGTGGTTCAAAATCGACTGTGATCCATCCCTTGTGTGTAGCTATTCTGGGCTTTCAATTCTTTCTATGTTGTTACTTTTAAGTATTGGTGGTTTTTCTGAAGCTCTCTATTATCTTTCAATTCTTTCTGTGTTGTTACCAATAAATATATAAACTTTAAGTTAGCTAAATTTTTACACTTTCAATTCTTTCTGTGTTGTTACACTACCCATGAACACCCAACCATATTCTACCGAAACCTTCTTTCAATTCTTTCTGTGTTGTTACGAAAGAGCTATTGAACAACAACATAGAACTAGCATTTAACTTTCAATTCTTTCTGTGTTGTTACTTTGGTTCGAATTATTTGCTACGTTTATATTCTTTGTTCGAATTGTTATATATGTTTTTCTATATTCGATCCCTAATTGATCATGTTCGACTAGTTTTCTATAGGCTTAATAGTATCTCTGACCCCTTGACAAGTTTGTATAATGAAAAATATTCGAGTAATTTTTTATAGATGTTGTGTTATAGTATTTGGGGAGGTAGAGTTATTTTTGTATATATATTGGTGGTGGGTTATTGGTGTTTGGGGTTATTGTTGATGGTCGTAGTTTTTATACTGCGGTGCTTAGTGTGGTTGTTGTGATGATTGTTTCGGGTATTGTTTCTCCTCATATTAGTATTAAGGTTTTGGAGGCTAATGGTTTATTGTGGGTTTCTCTTTTAACGCTTGGTTTTATGTCTGCTAGAGCTTTTTCATCGATACTTCACGCTGAACTATATGAGTTATTATCTGCTAGGGTTACGGGTTCCATTGGTTTAGGGTTTATTTTATTATCATATATATTATATAGTATTTCTCCACCCATACTATACCCTGCGATTAAGCTTCTCGAGGGTTTTTCTGCGGGTCTTTTCTGGCCTTTGATGCAGACGCTTCTTGTTGTTGGTGTGGATAAGAATTGGCGTAGTAGGTGGTTGAGCATATATTTTCTAGTGGGAAATATTTCTGGATATGCTGGATACCAGATTGGATCATTGATTATACAGTTTTGGGGTTCTGATAAAATTCTCTATACAGGGATAATTATTGGTTTAATCTACCTATTACTATACATTATTATTTCTCCCTCAACCAGATACTCTGTTGAGAAGCGTGGAAAAATTAGTTTCAAGACTATATTATGGGAGACTAGAAGAATACCAGCATTAATACCCTTGGTTTTCCTAGTTGGGGGAGTTAATGGTTTGTTGAAGGATTACTTATTCGCATATGCTAAAGTGTTGACAGGATATAGTGAAGCAGTCCTCAGAAATTATTGGAGCATTGCAGGATATATAGGATTAACACTCAGCATACTATTTTCACACATGCTTGAAGCACAGGGGCATACAAAAACAGTACTTGTTATATCAATTACAGCTATTCTCTCAGTAATAATTCTACCTATAACAACCAACCCTGTAATAGTATTCACAATAATAACACTATGCATTATAGGAACAAGAACTCTTAGACCCATACTTAGAGGATTAGCAAGTAATAAAACATCTAAACCAGAAATAGGAATAGCGTTAATTAATAGTTTAGCAAATATTTCAGCAGGAATAACACCGTTCTTAATAGCATTAGTCTCGATCATCATATAATAATTCTAGTTAGACTATAAACGTGTATAGTTGCTGGATTGAAAAATACGTTATATTTATAGGTAAAGCGGCGGCAACTATGCTTTATTGTTCAAGAAGTTTAACAGCTTCCTCAGGCGTCTTATCTTCATGAACAACTGCTTTTACAGCTTTAATCATTGCTTTCGGGTTTTTGTGTTGGAAAATATTTCTCCCAACAACTACTCCTTTACCACCAGCTTGTATAACGTTCCATACATCCCTTAGAAAATCAATTTCCTTCTCCCTACGTGGACCACCACTCATAAGAACTGGTATACCGCTTGCTGCTCTTACTACTTCTCGAAATGTTTCTAGATTGCCAGTATAATATGTTTTTATTAGATCAGCACCTGATTCTGCAGCTGCTCTCGCACCATAACGTACTATTTCTACATCGTATCTATTCGCTATAGCTGGTCCGCGGGGATATGCTAGTTGTAAACATGGTAAACCATATGTTTCAGCAGACTCTCTTATAGTAAACCATCTCTGAAGCATGAGGTCTTCGTATTGGCTACCCCAATAAACAGTTGCTGCTACAGCATCTGCTCCCAACGCTACAGCATCTTCTACATAGCCGAAGGGTGATTGGAGGAGTCTTTCATCTTTGGGTCTAAGATTAGTTTTACTCGTAACCTTTACTATCAATGCAGTCTTGTTTCCCCAAATATCCCATGTTATACGAGCAATACCAGGCAACATCATGATCGCGTCAACCCCTGCATCCACGACTTTTTCAAGTATAACTCGTGGGTTAACGTGTTCAGGCGGAAAATCGCTTGGACCATGCTCTACTCCGTGGTCAAATGCGAATACAACTGCTCTATCATTTCTAAGGATTCTGCTAAGCCTAATCCTCTTCCCTACCTCGTTGTAAGTTGGAGAATAACTCATGCTTTACACCCTGCCATAAAATATTTCTTCACACATAACTATTGTTGTCCAGAGTAAAAAGCATATTACTTTTAAGCTATGTGCCCCATTAGATCCATTTCTTGATCTTAAAATATAATAGTTCTCCAACAGCTATAATTCCCATGACTGCAAGAGTTGTATAGTATCCTAGTGGATGATATAGTTCCGGCATATATTTGAAGTTCATACCATAAATTCCCGTTATAAGTGTTAATGGCAGAAATATTGCTGATATAACTGTTAACTTTGTCACAACCTTATTGGTTTTTTCACCTATAAGCGTATAGTACATGTTAAATGCTTGTGTAACACGATCTATTGAAGTACTATACATGTTTTCAAGCATTATGGCTTCATCCGTTAATTCTTTTAGCTCACTATATATTCTGCTGAGTTTTTGTAGGGAATAAATTAATCCGTGAACTCCTCGGTGAAGCTTAGATAACTTGTTATAGATCCTTATAATTGGATCATAGACGGGCTTCCCCTTCATAACGTTATCAATAATTTTTTCTATCTCTTGATCGCTTCTAGATAATTCTTCGTGGTAGTAGCTCATAATAGTTCTATACATTGCATATAGGATCGAGTAAACATTTAGCTCTCCAAGCTTCGGCAATATACTTGCTATTTCCTCTACTAGCTCCTTCAAGTACTTGCTAGAATAGCTTCGAATACTTTCTCCATCTATTATTAAACATAATCTTCGAAGACCATTATTATAAGCGATGGGAAAAACTAGTTTAATAGGGGTTCGGGCTTCGAAGACGAAGTATTTTTGACACTCTTGCGGAAGAGTAAATTTGTGAACCCATATAGAATCCTTACACTTACTAGTTATTTCTCCATTCTTATCAATACATAGTTCTTTAAGCGTATTAGTCAAAACGAATACACCTATGCATGCGTATATGTTTTGGATAAAAATGTTTTCATAAATAGTTTATGTTTAGCACGAGTTTAATATGGTTCTCTAAATAGCTTGATTCTGTTTTGGAAAAAAGTTTTGTTATGATAGATATTTTTCTTCTATGTGTTTGATAAAGTATTTTGGCTCATATTCTTCTCCGAATGCTTTCCTCAATAGATCTTTTGGTGCATATGTTGCTCCCCATTTATGTATTTTTTCTCTTTGCCACTCCTCTATTTCTTGGAACTCTTTATTTAGGATCTTTTCTGGAATGTTTATTTCGTTCAGCATATGGTACTTCATTTGTGCGGCTACAAGATTTCCGAGTGTATATGTTGGGAAGTACCCTATTGATCCCATGCTCCAATGTATGTCTTGTAGTACTCCTTCAGCATAGTTTCTCGGCTTAACACCTAGGAGTTCCTCTATTGTATTATTCCAGATTTCTGGTACATCATCCACTTTTATTTCTCCGCTTATTAGTTGTTTCTCTATTTTTGCTCTTAGAAGTATGTGTAGATTATATGTTACCTCGTCGGCTTCAGTTCTTATAAGGCTTGGTCTTACAGTGTTGAAGTAGTAATAGATGTCTTCAGGTGTGTATTTTTCGATGAAGTCTAAGTGTTCTTTTAGGATAGGATAGATTACCTCTACGAATTCCTTGCTTCTACCAATTATGTTTTCCCAGAAACGAGATTGTCCCTCATGTATTCCTAGGCTAACACCGTGCCCTATAGGTGTTGCCATTAGTTTCTCATCTATTTGTAGCTCGTATAGTGCGTGGCCGAATTCGTGGACAACGCTTAGAAGTGATCGTTTG from Staphylothermus marinus F1 harbors:
- a CDS encoding Rossmann-like domain-containing protein, translated to MSILGIDEAIRHYTLSLIRDYRINPYERVYCHPKTGYDLGLPSEEYVLIRGPEILLTCIYHGYIGQAFTVLPREYRGRIIDVLNMDLKEISNRGVFYAFLNALFRSLGLVDKTMHCRSYEPVKCGVKLASYILAKYGVGKRVLHIGYQPGHVEYLAYFLRDNLLVTDLRNDTVWRSRYGRLVYDGLFNENYIGASDIILVTASSIVNKSFWNIISRAYIMDKKIYLYGVSASAIAYFINKHTLFKINVFCPYAK
- a CDS encoding molybdopterin molybdotransferase MoeA, whose translation is MSKEYLFALKKIYHHMDLDKFYQLVREHVKQTRIIELDVRESLNHVLAENIYSPYDRPLFDLSHADGFAVKYDDIRNASEDNPVKLRIVRNINSRKANDYTLKNGEAIFVETGYPLPIGADTVIPIEDTIVENEYVYIRKPLPRFSHVFPRGSDYSRGEQVFSKGTRITPFILKTLLDLGVGEIRVYDKPRVALFSVGDELVDEPFDPINWRLPTSTRFLEKYAIEYYGGLIIREDKLPDDPKSIVEAVSSVVGEADIIVTIGGVSMGPRDHTWISLYEAFKPQHYWRGLKMHPARSTSGLFIDGKSIINQPGLHQSSLSALILVITPVLNYVQGQILEPRYPCINLSLMNKYVENKYIDHYRVRPVKIHGSKCEIIDLKGSYYLSPINMSDGFTVLKPGTREINVGDNIRVCFYEPIHKIYNISAI
- a CDS encoding MFS transporter, translating into MFGVIVDGRSFYTAVLSVVVVMIVSGIVSPHISIKVLEANGLLWVSLLTLGFMSARAFSSILHAELYELLSARVTGSIGLGFILLSYILYSISPPILYPAIKLLEGFSAGLFWPLMQTLLVVGVDKNWRSRWLSIYFLVGNISGYAGYQIGSLIIQFWGSDKILYTGIIIGLIYLLLYIIISPSTRYSVEKRGKISFKTILWETRRIPALIPLVFLVGGVNGLLKDYLFAYAKVLTGYSEAVLRNYWSIAGYIGLTLSILFSHMLEAQGHTKTVLVISITAILSVIILPITTNPVIVFTIITLCIIGTRTLRPILRGLASNKTSKPEIGIALINSLANISAGITPFLIALVSIII
- the fba gene encoding class I fructose-bisphosphate aldolase; translation: MSYSPTYNEVGKRIRLSRILRNDRAVVFAFDHGVEHGPSDFPPEHVNPRVILEKVVDAGVDAIMMLPGIARITWDIWGNKTALIVKVTSKTNLRPKDERLLQSPFGYVEDAVALGADAVAATVYWGSQYEDLMLQRWFTIRESAETYGLPCLQLAYPRGPAIANRYDVEIVRYGARAAAESGADLIKTYYTGNLETFREVVRAASGIPVLMSGGPRREKEIDFLRDVWNVIQAGGKGVVVGRNIFQHKNPKAMIKAVKAVVHEDKTPEEAVKLLEQ
- a CDS encoding magnesium transporter CorA family protein encodes the protein MTNTLKELCIDKNGEITSKCKDSIWVHKFTLPQECQKYFVFEARTPIKLVFPIAYNNGLRRLCLIIDGESIRSYSSKYLKELVEEIASILPKLGELNVYSILYAMYRTIMSYYHEELSRSDQEIEKIIDNVMKGKPVYDPIIRIYNKLSKLHRGVHGLIYSLQKLSRIYSELKELTDEAIMLENMYSTSIDRVTQAFNMYYTLIGEKTNKVVTKLTVISAIFLPLTLITGIYGMNFKYMPELYHPLGYYTTLAVMGIIAVGELLYFKIKKWI